The window ACCGTTAAACCTTATCCTTTAGGGTAAGGGTGAGCGACGCCTTTGTGACAGTCGATACAGGTTTTTCTATCTTCTGGGGCTTTCTTGAAGTTATTGCTGTGCATTCTCACTGCCATTTTGCTCATATTTTCTGATTGGTTTTCATAAATACGGTTGTGACAGTTTTGACAGGTTGAAGAATCGATTGCACGAAGGTAATCACGCGCTAACTCAGCTTGTTCTTTACGGTTTTCATCTAACCATGCTTGCGTGTTAAAGCCATCGATAGTTAAGAAACCAATAACGTCCTTAGAAACGATGATCTTTTTCTTCAGGTATTGGAATGGTTCCTGTGCGATGTGACATTGCTGACACTGAACCACGATACCCACACGGTTGTTACCGTGGGCAGACGCCATCACTTCATCTTTCAATGAATGTTGGCTGTGGCAGCTCATACAGAATGCGTCTTGGCTGGTTGCATGTAAGGTTGTTTGGGTTGCGAAATAGCCCACAACACCGATAACAATACCGACGACCAGTAGCGCCAGGATTGAATATTTTGCGCTAGGTTTAAATAGTGCACGCCAGTTCATCACTCTATCTCCAAAAATTGTCAAAATTAGTTTTTATAAGACTAGTTTATGTTCTTTCATTTATTAGAAATTTGATTTTAAGCCGAAATTTGCCGATTAAATTAACCTTAAAAGCGCAAAATGAGACTTAGCTCTAACTATTAGGACGACATTTGGTAAAAACCGCTAGCTGAGCTGCAATGCACTTTAACTAAAGCTAATGCAATCATCCCATAATCGCAAGTTAGCGATTATCGCGATGAGATTTCCCCTTTGAGAATCAATAACTATTGAAATCATTTCTAGAAAATAGAAATGTGATCTAAACGACGTTTTGTTTAATTATTAGAAGTGGCCAGGAATAAATCATTAGAAATTAAAAAATTGAACGCGATATGAAACTTTATCGGGCTAACTAAGGTCTCTAAGGGTAAGCAATCAATTTTCCGAGTTATCATGGCTAAATTTTGGATCACCATAGCAGTGTTATTTTCGCTAATCGCCCAATCGGCGATGGTGAGTGCTATGCCAACTTCAGCCAATACCAATGGCCACAGCAGTCAAACCATGCTGATGATGGATGCAGAAATGAACTGCACCATGCCAGATTGTTCTGCATCCGATTGCTTGCAACACTGCCAAGATAGCATGACAAATCATTGCCAAATCCATTGTCTATCATCACTTTTCATTGAGCCTGCAGCGCTAAAACTGGCCTTCGCCAACCCAGCAAGCAAGCGTATTGCCATCCAAGGCTGGGCGATGCAAACTGCCGATCTTGGACTCACTACGCCGCCTCCCACCTCCAATTCACTGTAACGTCTTTCGTTTTTTACAACGTAAAACCGACTAAACACCTATGATTGCGCCGCTGCATATCCGCACCGCAACGAGGTACAGAGAATTTTTGGAGTTTATTATGAAAACCTCTTTATTGAACAAAAGCTTACTAGGCCTAACTTTCGTTATCGGTGCCTTATTAAGTAGCACCACTGTCACAGCCGCTAGCTTAAAAAGCACAGATTCGCTCAGTGTTATCAGTATCAATGGTGTGCCAGCGACGCCCTTTAAACCTATCCAACTCTCCGCAGGGAAAGTACTGCTCGAGCTAAAATATCAGGATATATTTGATTATCGCGCCGATGATAGTGGTAACTGGGTTAAATCAGCGCCGCTTTACTTAGTGCTGGATGTGAAGGCGAGTGATAGCTACCAAATCACCCAGCCCAAAATAATGACTGAAGCTGAAGCGCGCCAATTTATTAAATATCCAACGATTCAACTCAGTATTAATGGTGACAAAGCGGGCGAATATCCACTGCAAAGCCACAGCCAGCTGATGGCGAAAATGTTAGTCAGCAATCCCGCTTTCTAATTTAGAAAAGCAAAATATTTAATTTGAGGCATGTGCTGAAATGTGAGTTAAATCATTACAGCATAATGCCTCTATGCTAGACTCGAGCCGTTCATCATTTGGAATACTTATGCATCACACACTCGGTCGTTACTTTTTAGTCATGTTCACTTTACTCGCACTCGTCGGGCAAAGTGTTGTGTCTAATGGTCACGCCATGGTGCCGCACACTATGGATATGAGTGCGATGAATCATGAAGCTTCCCCCCAAATGCACCATGCTGCCATGATGCAGATGAACACTGAGAATCCTTCTGACTCACATTCAATGGCCAACGCGGATTGCTGCAACGATAAAATGCTTCCCGGCGCGAAACAGCATTGCTGTGATGGCACCACATCATGTTCAAATGATTGTGGTCATTGTTTGACGATTTCAGTCGCTGGCACTCTATTCAGCCCACACCTCTGGCCAAGTGTGAGCATGAGCGATACTGCAATGGCCACTCCTATGCCTCATTTCCACTCGATCTCTTTGTCTTCGGCCTTTAAACCTCCGATAGCCTAGGCCTACTTTGCGCTTAATGGGCAAATCGCCCTAAAGAAGCCAAGCTAAAACGACAATCCAGTTAGCCCTAAGCTAACGCCAAATTTAGCCGTTTATTGTGGTGCCTTATCGTTAAATCGTGCACCCGAGTCTAGCAAAACGTTGTTAACTGAGCCGAATGCCAAGTTGTGGCATCAATCCGTCTATCAAAGCGAACCGCTTTGAACCACTGTGCTCACAGACGTTTATGCGCTCATATTCGGCCGTTAATCCGATGGAGTGAATAATATGAAAACACTAACTAATCTCGCCTTAATCGCATTCTTGCTGACCAGCACTAGCGTGTTTGCCACGGCTGCGCCGCACGAACATCAACACGACAATGCAAATCCACCGCAACAAGCACAAACCTATGTTTGCCCTATGCACCCCGAAGTGACTGGCAATAAAGGCGATACTTGCCCTAAATGTGGCATGGACTTAGAACCAAAGGCGACGGAAGTAAAAATGGCTGAAGGTACGATGCACAACGCGCACGAACACCACTAAGCTAGGCTGGAGATGAGGCATATGAACCAATTTAATACAGTAAAAAAGCAGGCCCCTAAGGCCGTACTGATCTTGAGTAGCTTGCTCATTAGTACGCCTTGGTTGAGCCATGCCCAGCTGACTAACACACAAGAGCCCACGGCGACCGAAGCGGCAGTAAACTCTGCAACTGCGCCTAAGAATAATCCGTTAAATCAAGTGAAAACCTACACTTGCCCTATGCATCCCGAAGTGCTCAGCCATGAGCCGGGTCGCTGCCCTAAGTGCAATATGTTTTTAGTTGAGAAACTCGATGCCGCGAACCCTGCGGCCGAGCATGCACAGCATCAAGCCGCAGATCACCAAGCCTCTGAGCATGGGCAAACCTCTGCCGCCAAAGCTGCGAGTCAGGTATTCGATACCCCAACACCTAAGGCCGACAGTTTAGTTAAAGCCCAAAATCATGTGACAACAATCAAGTACGTTTGCCCTATGCATGCCCACATTATCAGTGATGTACCCGGCACTTGCCCTATCTGCGGTATGAACTTAGAAAAGGTCGAAACGGGCGGTAATACCCAAGAAATCAACATCAATGTATCCGGCAGCATGCAGCAAGCGTTGGCGTTAAAGGTGGCCAAGGTTGAACGCGACACACTGTGGAAATTTGTCGAAACCGTCGGTCAAATCGACTATGACGAAAGCCAAATCACCCATATCCATGCCCGCGTTACTGGCTGGATTGAAAAACTGATGATCAAATCCGTGGGTGATACCGTAAAGAAAGACCAGCTGATCTACGAGATCTATTCCCCCGATTTAATCAACGCCCAGGATGACTATCTGCTCGCTATGGACACCGCCAAAGCAAACGGCCAAGGCCGCTACAAAGATTTGGTGCGCAATGCGGGCTTACGCTTATCATTCCTTGGTTTTAACGACAGGCAAATCAAACAATTAGCCGAGTCACATCAAACCCAATATAGGGTACCTTTCTACGCCAAAGAAGACGGCATAGTGAAAGCCCTCGACATTCGCGATGGCATGTATATTCAGCCGTCGACAGAAGTCATGTCTGTGGTGGATCTCTCCAAAGTCTGGGTGATTGCCGACGTCTTTGAGAACGAGCAAAGCTGGATTGCCAAAGGTCAGAAGGCCGAAATTGCCGTTCCCGCCATGAATATCAGCGGCATCGAAGGCACGATAGATTACATCTATCCTGAGCTTGATCCTGTCACTCGCAGCCTGCGAGTACGAGTAGTGCTCAACAATACCGAGGTAGATTTAAGACCTAAAACCCTCGCGAAAGTTTCGCTATTCGGTGGCCCGAATAAAGATGTGCTAGTGATCCCGCAGGAAGCTTTAATTCAAACGGGCAAAGAAAACCGCGTGATCGTCAAGCAAACCGACGACAGCTTTACCGCCAAGGCCGTAACCGTCGGCATGATGAGCCAAGGTAAGGCCGAGATTATTTCAGGCCTGAATGAAGGTGAACGAGTGGTGATTTCGGGGCAATTCTTACTCGACTCCGAGGCTAGCCTCAAGGGCAGTTTAATGCGTTTAAGCAGCGGTCATCAGCACTAGGAGCGCGTTATGTTGAAATATATTATCGAGGCGTCCATCAGGCAGCGATTTATGGTGTTGATTATCGCCATCATGATCACTGTTTGGGGCGTACAGGAGCTGCGGAAAACGCCGCTCGATGCGCTGCCGGATTTATCCGATGTGCAAGTGATCATTAAAACCCCTTATCCGGGTCAAGCGCCAAAATTGGTTGAAGAACAAGTGACTTATCCCTTGTCGACCGCCATGTTAGCCGTCCCCGGCGCCAAAACCGTGCGTGGTTATTCCATGTTCGGCGACTCTTACGTGTATGTGATTTTTGAAGATGGCACCGACATTTACTGGGCTCGCTCACGGGTGCTCGAATACCTGAGTCAGATCAGCAGCCGTTTACCGCAAAATGTGCAACCTTCCCTCGGCCCAGATGCATCTGGCGTTGGTTGGGTGTTTGAATATGCGCTGGTCGATCGCTCCGGCAATTTAGATTTATCGCAACTCAAGAGTCTGCAGGATTGGTACCTCAAGCTAGAGCTGCAAAGCGTGGCGGGTGTTTCTGAAGTCGCCACCGTTGGCGGCATGGAGCAAACCTATCAGATAGTGCTTGAGCCCGACAAAATGGCGATCTATAAGCTGGATATCGCCACCATTAAACAAGCCATTGATAAAGCCAACAGCGAAGCTGGCGGCTCAGTGATCGAGATGGCCGAAGCCGAGTACATGGTGCGCGCCAAAGGCTATCGCCAGACGCTAGAGGATTTTCGTGAAATCCCCCTTGGTATCACCAGTCCTTCTGGCACAGGTTTAACCCTCAAAGATGTTGCCACTGTGCGTAAAGGCCCAGCCTCACGCCGCGGCATAGCCGAACTCGACGGTGAAGGTGAAGTCGTTGGCGGAATTGTGGTGATGCGTTACGGCGAAAACGCCTTAGCGACAATTGATGCGGTGAAAGCAAAACTCGAAGAACTCAAAGCCGGCCTGCCCGATGGAGTTGAGATTATCCCCACCTACGACAGATCTCACTTGATCCTTAAGTCCGTCGACAACTTGTTTAGCAAGGTCGTCGAAGAAATGTTGGTGGTCGGCTTAGTCTGTTTGCTGTTTTTGCTGCATGCGCGCTCCACACTCGTGGCCGTGATCACCCTGCCGCTATCCATCCTTATCGCCTTTATCGTGATGAACAAGATGGGTGTTAACGCCAATATCATGAGCCTTGGCGGCATCGCCATTGCCATCGGCGCCGTGGTGGACGGCGCGATTGTGATGATCGAAAACTTGCACAAGCATTTAGAGCATTTTAAAGCGGATCATGATCGCGAACCCGATACGAAAGAGCATTGGCGTATCGTCACCGAAGCGTCGATTGAAGTCGGCCCTGCGTTATTTTTCTCATTGATTATTATTACCTTAAGCTTTGTGCCTGTGTTCGCACTCGAGGCGCAGGAAGGTCGATTATTCGCGCCACTGGCCTACACTAAAACCTTCGCCATGGCAGCGGCGGCATTTTTATCTATTACCTTAGTGCCGATTTTGATGGGTTACTTTATTCGCGGTAAAATCCCCAGCGAACGTAGCAATCCCATCAGCCGTTTCTTGATCGCGATTTATCAACCTTCACTAAAATTGGTGCTGAAATTCCCTAAAGTCACCCTGATGTTAGCGTTAATCGCGCTGGCCAGCGCTTGGTATCCTATGACCCGCATGGGCAGCGAGTTTATGCCCGCACTCGAAGAAGGCGATTTGCTCTACATGCCAACGGCGTTGCCCGGCATCAGTGCCAGCAAGGCCGCCGAAGTGTTACAGCAAACCGACCGTTTAATCAAAACCGTGCCCGAAGTGGCCCGCGTGTTTGGCAAAGTAGGCCGCGCCGAAACCGCGACCGATCCCGCGCCGCTGACTATGCTTGAAACCACTATCATGCTTAAACCCCATGACGAATGGCGTGAAGGCATGACCTTAGATGGCATTATTGCCCAGCTACAGCAAACCGTAAAAGTACCTGGACTCACCAATGCTTGGGTGCAACCCATCAAAACCCGAATCGACATGCTCTCGACGGGGATCAAAACCCCTGTCGGCATTAAGATCACTGGGGCCGATGTCAACGAACTGCAAAGCATTGGTACTAAGATTGAAGCTATCTTAAGCAAAGTGCCACACACCAAATCGGCCTACGCCGAACGCAGTGGCGGCGGCCGTTATATCGATATCAGTCCGAAACTGGATGTGGCCGCTCGTTACGGTATGACGTTGCAGGATATTCAAGATGTGGTGCGTTACGCCATCGGCGGTATGGATATTGGCGAATCAGTACAAGGCGCCGAACGTTATCCTATCAACCTGCGTTATCCCCGTGAGCTGCGCGACAATATTGAGAAGCTGCGCGAGCTGCCCGTGATCACTAAGTCGGGGCATTATCTGCCGCTGCGTAACTTGGCCGACATCGAAATTAACGATGGCGCGCCTATGTTAAAGAGTGAGAATGGCCGCTTAATTTCTTGGGTGTTTATCGATATCGAAGGCACCTCTATCGGTGAGTATATCGCCACCGCGAAAACGGCCTTAGATGCTGAACTCGTTGTCCCGCCCCGTTACAGCTATAGCTTTGCGGGTCAGTACGAATATATGCAAAGGGTCGATGCTAAGCTTAAACAAGTGATCCCTATGGCGTTAGCCGTGATCTTCATCCTGCTGATGATGACCTTCGGCTCCACCATTCAGGCCAGCATTATTATGCTAAGCCTCCCCTTCGCATTGGTCGGCAGCACTTGGTTGTTGTATCTGCTGGATTACAACATCTCAGTGGCCGTCGCCGTCGGTATGATTGCCTTAGCGGGTGTCGCCGCCGAGTTTGGGGTGGTGATGTTGGTGTATCTCAATAACGCCATCAAACACAGGCAAGAAAAAGATAATTATCACAGCGTCAATGACTTGAAAGAAGCCTTGATTGAAGGCGCCGTTATGCGGATCCGCCCCAAAGCGATGACAGTGGCGACCATCTTTTTCGGCCTACTGCCCATTATGTGGGGTGCGGGTTCGGGTAACGATGTGATGCAAAAAATCGCCGCACCTATGGTCGGCGGCATGGTCACAGCGCCCATACTGTCGCTGTTTGTCCTGCCCGCACTCTATCTACTGATTTACTCGCGTAAATTAAAGAAAGACGCTTAGATATTTGAAATAAAACCCCTAGCGTCCTCAAAACTCTAGGGGTTTTATTATTTAGCACTGCTCAGATTCATAAAATTCACCCGAGCCTTCTTCAGCAAAAATAGTGCTGCATCAAAATAAATTTAGGCCGAACGCAGCTTTAACTCGTCGTAATAAAGCATCCGACTCTTCACGGGCTTGCTCCGTTCCAACTTTGAGTATCGACACTAACTGAGCTTTATCAGATAAGAGTAAAGCCCGGCGCTCACGAATTGGCGCAAGCAACTCTTGTAAGCACTCCTCTAAAATAGCTTTAGTCTTACCATCACCTAAGCCGCCTTTTTGGTAATGCGATTTGAGCTCAGCCACATATTCTATGTCAGGGTGAAAAGCATCGAGATAAGTAAAAACGACATTGCCTTCGACCCGTCCCGCATCATTCACACTCAAATGCAGGGGATCGGTATACATAGCCTTAACTGCCTTTGAAATATCTTGCGCACTTGAACCTAACATTATGGTATTACCCATAGACTTAGACATTTTACCTTTGCCATCAACACTGGGTAAGCGTGATACATTACTCAATAACGGCTTACACTCTAGTAGCACCTCATCCTGTGCTATCGAATTAAGCTTCCTAACGATTTCATTCGTCTGCTCCAACATAGGCAACTGATCATCTCCCACAGGAATAAGCGTCGCACGAAAGGCGGTAATATCAGCGGCCTGACTAATGGGGTAGGTTAAAAAACCTACAGGAATGGCCCGGCCAAAGTCTTTACTGTTTATCTCACTTTTAACGGTCGGATTTCGTTCCAGTCTGGCAATAGAAACTAAGTTTGCATAGTACATAGTCAGCTCAGCCAATGCTGGAATAGCTGACTGTAAACATATAGTGGTTTTACTGGGGTCAATTCCGATAGCGAGATAATCAGCTACAACATTTAAAATATTCGATGCCACTTTCTGAGGGTTATGCCCATTGTCCGTTAGGCCTTGCATATCGGCGACAAGGATAGTTTGGTCAAACCTGTGTTGTAACTCGACTCTTTGCTTGAGCGAGCCAACATAATGGCCCAGATGTAAAGGCCCTGTCGCCCTATCGCCGGTAAGCACTTTCTCTTGAGTATTTGAGGATAAAAGCGGTTTTGATGAACTAATTTGCATGTTATATCTCCGATAAATTAACCAACCGGAGACACAATAATGGATATTCACTAGTTGCCTTCCGGCAGCTTTTGAATATAAGAATCCTAGCGCCGCTCTATAGGAATGAGCGCCACCAAGTAGTTACTAAAGTGTATGATATGAAAGACATAGAATATTTTTTCATCATTTTACCTTAACTAAATAGCTAACTCATTGCAAATATAAAAAGCAGTAAACTAGATATACTCAGTACTTCCACTGCTTTCAAAACTGTACTGAATCCAATCAAACACGCTAACAATCCCACTGTCACTAAACCAAATCTCATTAGCGAATTCGTTGAATTACCTGCAAAATGGTTTACCAGCAAGCGTCCGTTTAGCCTTGCTCTGATTAATTGCTCAAGAAGAAAGGATTCCATCACATGACCAAGCCATTTTGTTTGACCATCCGCCGGATATGGCCGCAAGCACTTTCCCTTAAAAGCCTATCGCGTACGTTACTTGCGGCGTTCGGTTTATGCGCTGCGCTAATCATTTCAGCAGTACCTGCCGTTGCCGCGCCCGCAACCGGTGAGTTCGTTGCCGATAAACGCTGTGAGCTATTTCAATCGAAAAATAAGCAGACGAATCCAGATCAATGGCAGAGCAATATTGGTGAGCGCTATCCGGTACTCGAAATCCTCGGCAACAGCGCCAAACCTGATTGGCTGCGAGTGCGCACCAACGCAGTGAAGTCTCCCATGCGGTGGATCAGTGGCGCTTGTGGTCAGTATCTTTCCAATGTTGCAGGCAGTAATGTATCGACACCTGCAACAGCGGTAGAACCCGCGCAAACCACTACAGCATCGGATATCAAAGCCAAAAGCCGAGACGGCCTTAAAGAGCATGGCACACCAGAAAAACGTCAAGGAGATCAATGCCGAATCGGCGGTGAATTTGACGCCAACGTGCTGGCATTAAGCTGGCAAAGCACCTTTTGTGAACTCTATGGCCGCCGCAAAGCCGAATGCCGCGCCCTCAGCCAAACGCCAGAATCGAGCCAGTGGCAACACTTCAGCCTGCACGGGCTGTGGCCGAATAAACAACAATGCGGCACACGTTATGGCTATTGCAGCACAGTCAAACTGCAGCCGAATGATTTCTGTACTTATCCTGAGTTTGAACTGAATCCATCGGTGCGCAAAAATTTAGAAGAAGTCATGCCAAGCGCCCAATATGGCACCTGTTTAGAACGCCACGAATGGTGGAAACACGGCACTTGCCGTAGCCAAGACCCTAACGAGTACTTTTTATTGGCAACCCAGCTGACCCAAGCCGTCAATGCCTCGGCATGGGTACAAAAATTTATTCATGACAACATAGGTAAGAGTGTCAGTAAAAGTGAGTTAAACCAAAGTTTTGATAGCAGTTTCGGTCAAGGTGCTCACGCTAAAATGAGCCTAGAATGTGGCAAGGGATTACTGAGTGAAATCCGCATTAACTTGCCCGAGGTCATTAAAGCCTCAGACTCCTTGCCTAGCCTACTCGCCAAAGCTAACAAGGCAGGCAGAGGCTCCTGCCCTGAGACAATCATGATTGATAATGCTAATTAAATATTCTAAACCCGCAAATGCTTAAGAGTGATGACGGCCCAATTCGGCCGTCAAATTCAATCACCAACGGATAGCTCGCCGCAGCAACTCGGTTTTAGACCATGTCCACAGCCCAAAAGGTAAACTGATAAATTTATTTTAAATTCAATACCATAAATACAATCCCAATAAGATATTTCGCTTCACCCCATTCACACCCTAAGGTTGCAACGAACTTACATTAAACAAAGTTTATGTTCGGCCGCATTAGCTTGTCATTGAAATAACTCACCTATACTCAAATAGTTCTCGCGATAGAGAGGCTCTATCGTATCCACCAATGCCATGGAAGACATTTTTAGCTCGGGGCAATCATGTTCTCCATAAACCAACTCGCATTAACTAAAAAACTCGCCATAGTGCCAGCGTTACTCGTGGCAATGCTTATCACTCTTGGACTCACGAGTTATTTCGCACTAACTGATATCGATAATAGAATGCGACTAGTCACTGAAGATCTTGCTCCTGAGAGTGCGATCACCAGCAACTTATTACAGGAAATTTATCGACTTCGTTTAGCAGTAAAGACCTATGTCAAAACGGGATCAGCAGAAGCCGCCACAGATTTTAGCAATCAGAGTAGTAAAGCCCACGAGATGATTGCAAAAGCTAAAGCGCACATTTCCTTCCCTGAAAGAATCAAATTCATCAATCAAATCGGCGAGCACCAAGTCGAATATGTTGACATTTTTAATCGAAAAATAATTGTTAATCAGCAAAATAGAGAAAGATTAGTTTCAGGAACGCTTG of the Shewanella baltica genome contains:
- a CDS encoding NapC/NirT family cytochrome c, producing the protein MNWRALFKPSAKYSILALLVVGIVIGVVGYFATQTTLHATSQDAFCMSCHSQHSLKDEVMASAHGNNRVGIVVQCQQCHIAQEPFQYLKKKIIVSKDVIGFLTIDGFNTQAWLDENRKEQAELARDYLRAIDSSTCQNCHNRIYENQSENMSKMAVRMHSNNFKKAPEDRKTCIDCHKGVAHPYPKG
- a CDS encoding DUF2057 family protein, yielding MKTSLLNKSLLGLTFVIGALLSSTTVTAASLKSTDSLSVISINGVPATPFKPIQLSAGKVLLELKYQDIFDYRADDSGNWVKSAPLYLVLDVKASDSYQITQPKIMTEAEARQFIKYPTIQLSINGDKAGEYPLQSHSQLMAKMLVSNPAF
- a CDS encoding heavy metal-binding domain-containing protein, with protein sequence MKTLTNLALIAFLLTSTSVFATAAPHEHQHDNANPPQQAQTYVCPMHPEVTGNKGDTCPKCGMDLEPKATEVKMAEGTMHNAHEHH
- a CDS encoding efflux RND transporter periplasmic adaptor subunit, with translation MNQFNTVKKQAPKAVLILSSLLISTPWLSHAQLTNTQEPTATEAAVNSATAPKNNPLNQVKTYTCPMHPEVLSHEPGRCPKCNMFLVEKLDAANPAAEHAQHQAADHQASEHGQTSAAKAASQVFDTPTPKADSLVKAQNHVTTIKYVCPMHAHIISDVPGTCPICGMNLEKVETGGNTQEININVSGSMQQALALKVAKVERDTLWKFVETVGQIDYDESQITHIHARVTGWIEKLMIKSVGDTVKKDQLIYEIYSPDLINAQDDYLLAMDTAKANGQGRYKDLVRNAGLRLSFLGFNDRQIKQLAESHQTQYRVPFYAKEDGIVKALDIRDGMYIQPSTEVMSVVDLSKVWVIADVFENEQSWIAKGQKAEIAVPAMNISGIEGTIDYIYPELDPVTRSLRVRVVLNNTEVDLRPKTLAKVSLFGGPNKDVLVIPQEALIQTGKENRVIVKQTDDSFTAKAVTVGMMSQGKAEIISGLNEGERVVISGQFLLDSEASLKGSLMRLSSGHQH
- a CDS encoding efflux RND transporter permease subunit, yielding MLKYIIEASIRQRFMVLIIAIMITVWGVQELRKTPLDALPDLSDVQVIIKTPYPGQAPKLVEEQVTYPLSTAMLAVPGAKTVRGYSMFGDSYVYVIFEDGTDIYWARSRVLEYLSQISSRLPQNVQPSLGPDASGVGWVFEYALVDRSGNLDLSQLKSLQDWYLKLELQSVAGVSEVATVGGMEQTYQIVLEPDKMAIYKLDIATIKQAIDKANSEAGGSVIEMAEAEYMVRAKGYRQTLEDFREIPLGITSPSGTGLTLKDVATVRKGPASRRGIAELDGEGEVVGGIVVMRYGENALATIDAVKAKLEELKAGLPDGVEIIPTYDRSHLILKSVDNLFSKVVEEMLVVGLVCLLFLLHARSTLVAVITLPLSILIAFIVMNKMGVNANIMSLGGIAIAIGAVVDGAIVMIENLHKHLEHFKADHDREPDTKEHWRIVTEASIEVGPALFFSLIIITLSFVPVFALEAQEGRLFAPLAYTKTFAMAAAAFLSITLVPILMGYFIRGKIPSERSNPISRFLIAIYQPSLKLVLKFPKVTLMLALIALASAWYPMTRMGSEFMPALEEGDLLYMPTALPGISASKAAEVLQQTDRLIKTVPEVARVFGKVGRAETATDPAPLTMLETTIMLKPHDEWREGMTLDGIIAQLQQTVKVPGLTNAWVQPIKTRIDMLSTGIKTPVGIKITGADVNELQSIGTKIEAILSKVPHTKSAYAERSGGGRYIDISPKLDVAARYGMTLQDIQDVVRYAIGGMDIGESVQGAERYPINLRYPRELRDNIEKLRELPVITKSGHYLPLRNLADIEINDGAPMLKSENGRLISWVFIDIEGTSIGEYIATAKTALDAELVVPPRYSYSFAGQYEYMQRVDAKLKQVIPMALAVIFILLMMTFGSTIQASIIMLSLPFALVGSTWLLYLLDYNISVAVAVGMIALAGVAAEFGVVMLVYLNNAIKHRQEKDNYHSVNDLKEALIEGAVMRIRPKAMTVATIFFGLLPIMWGAGSGNDVMQKIAAPMVGGMVTAPILSLFVLPALYLLIYSRKLKKDA
- the trpS gene encoding tryptophan--tRNA ligase; the protein is MQISSSKPLLSSNTQEKVLTGDRATGPLHLGHYVGSLKQRVELQHRFDQTILVADMQGLTDNGHNPQKVASNILNVVADYLAIGIDPSKTTICLQSAIPALAELTMYYANLVSIARLERNPTVKSEINSKDFGRAIPVGFLTYPISQAADITAFRATLIPVGDDQLPMLEQTNEIVRKLNSIAQDEVLLECKPLLSNVSRLPSVDGKGKMSKSMGNTIMLGSSAQDISKAVKAMYTDPLHLSVNDAGRVEGNVVFTYLDAFHPDIEYVAELKSHYQKGGLGDGKTKAILEECLQELLAPIRERRALLLSDKAQLVSILKVGTEQAREESDALLRRVKAAFGLNLF
- a CDS encoding ribonuclease T2 family protein, with product MTKPFCLTIRRIWPQALSLKSLSRTLLAAFGLCAALIISAVPAVAAPATGEFVADKRCELFQSKNKQTNPDQWQSNIGERYPVLEILGNSAKPDWLRVRTNAVKSPMRWISGACGQYLSNVAGSNVSTPATAVEPAQTTTASDIKAKSRDGLKEHGTPEKRQGDQCRIGGEFDANVLALSWQSTFCELYGRRKAECRALSQTPESSQWQHFSLHGLWPNKQQCGTRYGYCSTVKLQPNDFCTYPEFELNPSVRKNLEEVMPSAQYGTCLERHEWWKHGTCRSQDPNEYFLLATQLTQAVNASAWVQKFIHDNIGKSVSKSELNQSFDSSFGQGAHAKMSLECGKGLLSEIRINLPEVIKASDSLPSLLAKANKAGRGSCPETIMIDNAN